The following are encoded together in the Halobaculum limi genome:
- a CDS encoding phospholipase D family protein, with the protein MSLLEWLASDDRVMEGAILTTFPFSPGFFERSVLPALRSKRRSIRTAVLVDEGQYEESITSDTPTETLGQATGNAVGQAYHFSPIQPPINRTFHPKVHLLTGENRVQVMLGSGNLTHPGLTTNQEIATRFTLPAEPDDDTSAESTTRAMKASLYQDLDDFLHELLASEFGQTVDSATQQTIDHTLDAGDWVYDIDTAQAADSAEPTQLFHSLTQPILEQAITTIDDRGEQLQTVDIIAPFYGTSMRVPEYFSTQGIETTLWLQAAQTQLESNALATWLQGGGTAAREYEGNRYVHGKLLVLRTETAAYCLSGSPNASQAALLSAADSGGNIETALFRRKPTPDGFDYLLNAAPFDTATSTNAEVFEPADLGSWFDKEGASTVDDPDPTVRLTNASYHRYGSFDGGKVKLYGQVAAELKSVLDDGNGTLHIEAREDTATDTYGLSALDLEWIHDAEGSEADDLHRFEYTSRYVEQKGHSPFKSGGVARLSVGNTTSNPRWVQVYTPDSDAPTSEEVTDSGTTAVPEQVFGLYLSEGEDRETIHNSLSALLQALKSRSAPQEAAEARDSEESDTGARGGLRLTDWNTGSTQDRQDLLATCLQNWQTELRTYVKQTSQSEPCAAAVGHRLRAINSVSLQLLILDAAVPDATVPKQEVVNCLHDVYTERANGRISGLLEQYLYNLKRGKPASEVPEEIFETLQSELVSHLVFGAIVMDAHLADDTDQYYKQYGWAFEQLINECCPAEHPPVEWFSKSGMNELVTRITEDTASLRDTLENSSRLRRHADARYLSESRLRDMTIELLTRSVLYAGPEAIRALRNAGHSDGNLERIFEQRLEYLPGDKRRLVESVL; encoded by the coding sequence ATGAGTCTGCTTGAATGGTTGGCGAGCGATGACCGCGTGATGGAGGGGGCAATACTGACGACATTCCCCTTCTCGCCCGGCTTCTTTGAGCGATCAGTCCTCCCAGCACTCCGCTCGAAGCGACGCAGTATCCGAACAGCTGTGTTGGTCGACGAAGGTCAGTATGAGGAGTCAATCACCTCTGATACACCAACAGAGACGCTTGGACAGGCGACTGGCAACGCAGTCGGGCAGGCGTATCACTTCAGTCCGATTCAGCCTCCGATCAACCGGACCTTCCATCCGAAAGTGCACCTGCTCACGGGTGAGAATCGTGTTCAGGTGATGCTCGGAAGTGGGAATTTGACCCACCCAGGGCTGACGACAAATCAGGAGATTGCGACACGGTTCACCCTGCCCGCTGAGCCGGATGACGATACGAGCGCGGAATCGACAACACGTGCGATGAAGGCAAGTCTCTACCAAGACCTCGATGACTTTCTGCACGAACTTCTGGCGAGTGAGTTCGGCCAGACGGTCGATTCAGCGACTCAACAGACGATCGACCATACCCTCGATGCTGGTGACTGGGTGTACGACATTGATACGGCCCAGGCGGCAGATTCTGCAGAGCCGACGCAGCTGTTCCATTCACTCACCCAGCCGATTCTGGAGCAGGCAATCACGACGATCGACGACCGCGGAGAACAGCTCCAGACTGTGGACATCATCGCTCCATTCTACGGTACCTCGATGCGGGTCCCTGAGTACTTCAGCACGCAAGGCATCGAGACGACACTCTGGTTACAGGCAGCGCAGACACAACTCGAATCGAACGCACTCGCCACGTGGTTACAGGGGGGTGGCACGGCTGCCCGCGAGTACGAGGGCAATCGGTATGTCCACGGCAAGCTGTTGGTGCTCCGCACTGAGACAGCCGCCTACTGTTTGAGTGGTAGCCCGAATGCCTCTCAAGCGGCTCTGCTCTCGGCCGCAGACTCTGGAGGCAACATTGAAACAGCACTCTTCCGTCGGAAGCCAACTCCCGATGGGTTCGACTATTTGCTCAACGCAGCACCGTTTGACACTGCTACGTCAACCAATGCGGAGGTATTTGAACCAGCCGACCTCGGGAGTTGGTTCGATAAAGAAGGAGCGAGCACCGTTGATGACCCCGACCCAACTGTGCGGCTCACTAACGCTAGCTATCATCGCTACGGCTCATTCGATGGTGGCAAGGTCAAACTCTATGGCCAGGTGGCCGCTGAGCTCAAATCAGTGCTTGACGACGGTAACGGAACGCTCCATATCGAGGCTCGTGAGGATACAGCAACTGACACCTACGGGCTCTCCGCACTGGATTTAGAATGGATACACGACGCTGAGGGGTCCGAAGCTGACGATCTTCATCGGTTCGAGTACACAAGTAGGTATGTTGAGCAGAAAGGACATAGCCCGTTCAAATCAGGTGGGGTGGCTCGCCTGAGCGTCGGAAACACGACGTCAAATCCACGATGGGTCCAAGTGTACACCCCTGACAGTGACGCGCCAACCTCAGAGGAAGTGACTGATTCAGGGACAACCGCAGTCCCTGAGCAAGTGTTTGGGTTATATCTCAGCGAGGGTGAGGATCGAGAAACGATCCACAATTCGCTTTCAGCACTGCTGCAGGCGTTGAAGTCGCGGTCTGCCCCCCAAGAGGCTGCGGAAGCTCGTGATTCAGAAGAATCAGATACAGGGGCTCGTGGCGGGCTCCGCCTGACGGATTGGAACACAGGGTCGACACAGGACCGACAAGACCTGCTGGCTACGTGTCTACAGAACTGGCAAACAGAATTGCGTACGTACGTCAAACAGACTTCGCAATCGGAGCCGTGTGCAGCGGCTGTCGGACATCGGCTTCGGGCGATTAATTCTGTGTCGCTACAGTTACTGATTCTCGATGCAGCGGTACCGGATGCAACGGTTCCGAAACAAGAGGTTGTGAACTGCCTGCACGACGTCTACACTGAACGCGCTAACGGCCGTATCAGTGGCCTACTCGAGCAGTACTTGTACAACCTGAAACGTGGAAAGCCTGCCTCAGAAGTCCCAGAAGAGATTTTTGAGACACTCCAATCTGAGCTGGTGTCGCATCTTGTGTTTGGCGCAATCGTGATGGACGCTCACCTCGCTGATGACACCGACCAGTACTACAAACAGTACGGTTGGGCGTTCGAGCAGCTGATCAACGAATGTTGTCCCGCTGAGCACCCGCCTGTGGAGTGGTTCAGTAAATCGGGGATGAACGAACTTGTAACGCGGATTACTGAGGATACCGCGTCGCTCAGAGACACACTTGAAAATAGCTCACGATTGCGACGACACGCGGACGCTCGATACCTTTCAGAGAGTCGGCTGCGAGATATGACCATAGAGTTGCTGACGCGCTCAGTGTTGTATGCTGGTCCAGAGGCGATCCGTGCACTGCGAAACGCCGGGCATTCGGATGGCAATCTCGAGCGCATCTTTGAGCAGCGGCTGGAATACCTTCCAGGTGACAAACGGCGACTCGTCGAGTCTGTACTCTAA
- a CDS encoding DUF7504 family protein, translated as MSLSASDQFVVGDLPVDGLDSGSSILLTGDDSRALEKAFYQLVAPGDDEQAAVLATDTQGRTVKRKLDRVERGAGDRTSVLAGTGRESDGVQSIDDLGELSGLGMTFSSLVTEAQLGSGRFRSGILLCSSICSAADDIRSVYRMLNSNFLPDLRRGDGVGVCALDTSADLGTASSSIVKGMSTSFGAHIEVSTSGREVVLDLSEVGGPADATL; from the coding sequence ATGAGTCTCTCTGCAAGCGACCAATTCGTCGTCGGCGACCTGCCGGTAGACGGACTTGACTCTGGCTCGAGTATCCTGCTCACGGGCGATGACTCACGAGCGCTTGAGAAAGCGTTCTATCAGTTGGTGGCACCTGGTGACGACGAGCAGGCTGCTGTTCTCGCGACCGACACACAGGGCCGGACAGTCAAGCGCAAACTGGATCGCGTTGAACGTGGTGCTGGCGATCGTACCTCGGTGTTGGCTGGAACCGGTCGCGAATCTGATGGCGTGCAGTCCATTGATGACTTGGGCGAACTCAGTGGTCTCGGGATGACGTTCTCATCGCTGGTCACAGAAGCGCAGCTAGGGAGTGGTCGCTTTCGCTCGGGCATCCTGCTGTGCTCGTCTATTTGTTCGGCCGCTGATGACATTCGCTCAGTGTACCGGATGCTGAACTCAAATTTCCTTCCCGACCTTCGTCGCGGTGACGGCGTCGGCGTCTGCGCCCTCGATACGAGTGCGGACCTTGGCACGGCAAGCTCCTCTATCGTGAAGGGAATGAGCACTTCCTTCGGTGCGCACATCGAGGTCAGTACGAGTGGCCGCGAGGTTGTCCTCGACCTGTCTGAAGTTGGTGGGCCTGCTGACGCTACACTGTAG
- a CDS encoding GAF domain-containing protein, protein MERTILCVDERSRLDAVTDAIAAEDTLTPEGVTTVEEAAERIADGDVAGVVTGYDLPDGSGMEIIETLRQEAPQTPSILFTDVPPTEIDTARFNEVIVEYLSRDLPNAHDRLGLVVEDVLNHAVQVGFLTPEDEHERLTALDEYDVETLPIESSFDRLTDLIASHFDAAIAFIGLIEQEEENFLACHGADLDTMTREETMCTHSMLQEDVMVVQDVREDKRFSENGALEAMGIRSYAGANMTTPDGHVIGQVCLIDFEVRDYDAGERAELQDFAETAMEILELRRQVRDSESDEPVEESSEVAA, encoded by the coding sequence ATGGAGCGTACGATATTATGCGTTGACGAGCGTTCGCGGCTGGACGCTGTCACAGACGCGATCGCTGCCGAGGACACTCTCACACCTGAAGGAGTGACCACAGTCGAGGAAGCAGCAGAACGAATTGCTGATGGAGATGTCGCTGGCGTCGTGACGGGATATGACCTGCCAGACGGTTCGGGGATGGAAATCATCGAAACACTCCGCCAGGAAGCACCGCAGACCCCCAGTATCCTGTTTACAGATGTCCCGCCAACTGAGATTGATACTGCAAGGTTCAACGAGGTTATTGTCGAGTACCTCAGCCGTGACCTGCCGAATGCTCACGACCGGCTTGGCCTCGTCGTAGAGGACGTCCTCAATCACGCAGTCCAGGTGGGGTTCCTCACCCCCGAAGACGAGCACGAGCGCCTCACGGCGCTTGATGAGTACGACGTGGAGACGCTCCCAATCGAAAGCAGCTTCGACCGTCTTACCGACCTCATTGCAAGTCACTTCGACGCGGCTATCGCGTTTATCGGACTGATCGAACAAGAAGAGGAGAACTTCCTCGCGTGCCACGGGGCTGACCTCGATACGATGACTCGCGAGGAGACGATGTGTACTCACTCGATGTTGCAGGAGGACGTGATGGTTGTCCAAGACGTCCGCGAGGACAAGCGCTTCTCTGAGAACGGCGCGCTCGAGGCGATGGGGATTCGCTCGTATGCTGGAGCGAATATGACCACGCCCGACGGCCACGTTATCGGACAGGTCTGTCTGATCGATTTCGAGGTGCGTGATTACGATGCAGGTGAGCGAGCAGAGCTGCAAGACTTCGCCGAGACGGCAATGGAAATCTTAGAACTCCGGAGGCAGGTTCGTGATAGTGAATCAGATGAACCTGTAGAAGAGAGCAGTGAGGTGGCCGCATGA
- a CDS encoding TRAM domain-containing protein has protein sequence MKRDAAGRASYYRISTKVDLIRMSSSPSVNFSLTTTTYPVFRKNNNDIGIYRNNSMKIFDELLTVYSGEIETRGDKYVVEVPKREIEHGGVREGAVHRIAVLSQIEQEDSEHTETPESSPQRPAANREQAREIYNGPPVEAGDQRVVVIESTGEEGDGIAKVDRGYVVIVPEASQGDKVRIELNTVRENVGFADVVEFVD, from the coding sequence GTGAAACGCGATGCTGCTGGAAGAGCCAGCTACTACAGGATATCCACTAAGGTGGACCTCATAAGAATGAGTTCCTCCCCAAGCGTCAATTTCTCTCTCACAACCACCACGTATCCGGTTTTCCGAAAGAATAATAATGACATAGGTATATACCGAAACAATTCAATGAAGATTTTTGATGAACTTCTCACAGTGTACTCGGGAGAAATCGAAACGCGCGGGGACAAGTATGTAGTAGAGGTTCCGAAGCGAGAAATCGAACACGGGGGTGTGAGGGAAGGAGCTGTTCACCGAATAGCAGTACTCTCACAAATCGAGCAAGAGGACTCAGAACATACTGAAACACCCGAGAGTTCTCCACAACGCCCTGCAGCCAACAGGGAACAAGCAAGAGAGATATACAACGGCCCACCTGTCGAAGCAGGTGATCAACGAGTAGTAGTTATCGAATCGACCGGTGAGGAAGGTGATGGGATTGCAAAGGTTGACCGTGGCTACGTTGTGATCGTGCCGGAGGCGTCGCAAGGCGACAAGGTCCGAATCGAGTTGAATACGGTGCGAGAGAATGTCGGGTTCGCGGACGTCGTTGAATTCGTAGACTGA
- a CDS encoding PQQ-binding-like beta-propeller repeat protein, with protein MVSRRSVLGSVSTLLAGAGTGCVGQLGPSSERVRWRRRIGGRPYLAGGMLYAMDRLRLHALSPADGETQWTVGWDAEEFAADAERDGSLCLSTELAADGERVYVAGCDGVRALRRSDGDREWFVEASLRGGVAVGPDRVYANGDDLLAVDAASGAVDWRVPTGGERLTRPAVAGGTVVLTNRVDGIVTAFSTDGEQRWQHRTGVETRSPTIDGDTVYVATAPDPGRMGELLARNRVDGTVRWRVETPATVKRGTRPVVGDERVFLGGSVEILNY; from the coding sequence ATGGTCTCTCGGCGTAGCGTCCTCGGGTCTGTGAGCACGCTCCTCGCTGGGGCCGGTACGGGCTGTGTTGGCCAGCTCGGCCCGTCGTCGGAACGGGTTCGCTGGCGACGACGGATTGGTGGTCGGCCCTATCTTGCCGGCGGGATGCTGTACGCGATGGATCGGCTGCGATTACACGCGCTCTCGCCGGCGGATGGGGAGACGCAGTGGACGGTTGGGTGGGACGCCGAGGAGTTCGCTGCGGACGCCGAGCGCGACGGTAGCTTGTGTCTCTCGACGGAACTCGCCGCCGACGGCGAACGCGTGTACGTGGCGGGGTGTGACGGAGTGCGGGCACTGCGCCGGTCGGACGGCGACCGGGAGTGGTTCGTCGAGGCGTCACTCCGGGGCGGCGTCGCCGTCGGCCCCGACCGGGTGTACGCGAACGGTGACGACCTGCTCGCCGTCGACGCCGCCTCCGGTGCGGTCGACTGGCGTGTCCCCACCGGTGGGGAGCGGCTGACTCGACCGGCGGTCGCGGGGGGAACGGTCGTCCTCACCAATCGGGTTGACGGCATTGTCACCGCATTCAGCACCGACGGCGAGCAGCGCTGGCAGCATCGCACAGGGGTGGAGACGCGCAGTCCAACCATCGATGGTGACACAGTTTACGTGGCGACGGCTCCAGACCCTGGACGGATGGGAGAGCTGCTCGCGCGGAATCGTGTCGACGGTACCGTCCGGTGGCGTGTCGAGACGCCAGCCACCGTGAAACGTGGGACGCGACCGGTCGTCGGCGACGAACGTGTATTCTTAGGCGGCTCTGTTGAAATACTCAATTATTGA
- a CDS encoding DsrE family protein codes for MKTVFHLADGDDDIQDATIRYAGGIFDDDSVEIDAVAVVANAAGIDLVRANSTYAEDIAELSKGDVQFIACEKSMQAAGLTIDDIHDAAETAPTSVGVLTRLQDEGYRYIKVP; via the coding sequence ATGAAGACTGTCTTTCACCTCGCAGATGGAGACGACGACATTCAGGACGCAACGATTCGGTATGCTGGAGGAATCTTCGACGACGACTCCGTGGAGATCGATGCCGTTGCAGTCGTGGCAAACGCCGCTGGTATCGACCTCGTTCGAGCGAACTCCACGTACGCCGAGGATATCGCCGAGCTGTCCAAAGGCGACGTTCAGTTCATCGCGTGCGAAAAATCGATGCAGGCAGCAGGATTAACAATCGACGATATTCACGACGCAGCTGAGACTGCCCCAACGTCAGTCGGTGTGCTGACCAGACTACAAGACGAGGGGTATCGCTACATCAAGGTCCCGTGA
- a CDS encoding CoA-binding protein: MPIEDADGLRRILGYNRVAVVGASTSYEKPAHIVPAYLQRHGYELRPVNPTADEIFGIQAYDSLADVIEPIDIVEIFRPSDEVPRIVEQALDRDDVKAIWIQPGIRNDEAVQKAEASGIEVVQDRCMKVEHGQLIRHPMD, encoded by the coding sequence ATTCCCATCGAAGACGCCGACGGGCTCCGTCGGATTCTTGGATACAATCGCGTCGCCGTAGTCGGGGCGTCGACATCCTACGAGAAACCAGCGCACATCGTGCCAGCATATCTTCAGCGCCACGGATATGAACTTCGTCCGGTCAACCCAACCGCCGACGAGATATTCGGCATCCAAGCGTACGACTCCCTGGCCGACGTTATTGAACCGATTGACATTGTCGAGATTTTTCGACCGAGCGATGAGGTTCCTAGAATTGTTGAACAGGCACTCGACCGAGACGACGTGAAGGCAATCTGGATACAACCCGGAATCCGAAACGACGAGGCGGTTCAAAAAGCAGAAGCAAGCGGAATTGAAGTCGTCCAAGACCGGTGTATGAAGGTCGAACACGGACAACTGATTCGTCATCCTATGGACTGA
- a CDS encoding pentapeptide repeat-containing protein produces MFAGGRITDLTLADEELTTPDGSPIDLRGVTIDGSLSLEQATVTVPLLLGNAAITGDLNLAGATFTEPVSLAGADIGGQLTFHDTDIDGGIAANGLNAGFVDARGLTVNGPAIFREASFNANTRFARSTFNGDLSFADAEWRLLADFAATSIAGTAEFTRVSVGGDLRMNAATVRSAVILTGASVDGETRFSHSVLHGDLIAKDASFEGECDFEDLRSTGTLVDFENAEFGGYTTFSLSEIDGAVRFAEARFSDEFWFTHVTCASDVTFRGSRGEAFVHLRDSTFNSDLTLSDAEFAHQSFLAGSTIAGDLNARQARFEHFQFSATVNGTADFRKTLFDARSIFTNSVFNQQVWFDNASFAGGPDFSDSTFKRAVSFTDTEFLVEPTFSDARFGIEPDLDAAEYPQSSSAELASDRRNLIVARPEDLLHYGHTLPVSAVEDDIVVPAAGVEIFEVPVSRAKMVTAALNELDQSAWYQRFDRSVELARTAISQLELSSDQRAELVFGVTVDPDAENAESYLQEARLVAAYTKSDGSDTFTFSYLDEDLAPIDHMITISSADDAFEYGPSVGTHLEYRTAIFRRQLFEQTLLEQGNSDSQYSLDAVPALVAISRL; encoded by the coding sequence GTGTTTGCTGGCGGTCGGATTACCGATCTGACGTTGGCAGATGAGGAATTGACAACACCCGACGGGTCACCGATCGATCTTCGGGGGGTCACAATTGATGGGTCACTGTCGCTTGAACAAGCAACTGTAACAGTTCCACTGTTGTTGGGGAACGCTGCTATCACAGGTGATCTGAATCTCGCGGGAGCAACCTTCACCGAGCCAGTCAGTCTAGCCGGTGCAGATATTGGCGGACAACTCACGTTTCACGACACAGACATTGATGGCGGCATCGCAGCCAATGGACTCAATGCAGGCTTTGTTGATGCACGTGGACTGACTGTCAATGGGCCTGCAATTTTTCGGGAGGCATCATTCAATGCGAACACTCGGTTTGCACGATCGACATTCAATGGAGATCTCTCATTCGCCGATGCAGAATGGCGACTTCTTGCAGACTTCGCAGCGACCTCCATCGCAGGCACAGCAGAGTTCACTCGAGTGTCTGTTGGTGGCGACTTGCGAATGAATGCTGCAACTGTTCGCTCAGCGGTTATCTTGACTGGCGCGTCAGTTGACGGTGAAACGCGGTTTTCTCACAGCGTATTGCACGGCGATCTCATCGCGAAAGACGCATCATTTGAAGGGGAGTGTGACTTCGAGGACCTCCGCAGTACAGGGACACTCGTCGACTTCGAAAATGCAGAATTCGGAGGATACACCACCTTTTCGCTCTCTGAAATAGACGGCGCGGTCAGGTTCGCTGAAGCGAGATTCAGTGATGAATTTTGGTTCACTCACGTCACCTGCGCCAGCGACGTCACATTCCGTGGTTCGCGGGGTGAAGCGTTCGTCCATCTCCGTGATTCAACATTCAATAGCGATCTAACGCTCTCAGATGCGGAATTCGCCCACCAATCATTCCTTGCCGGTTCAACGATTGCGGGAGATCTCAACGCAAGGCAGGCTCGATTTGAGCACTTCCAGTTTTCTGCGACCGTCAACGGTACTGCAGACTTCCGCAAGACGTTGTTTGACGCCCGGAGTATCTTTACAAATAGTGTTTTTAACCAACAGGTTTGGTTTGACAATGCCTCATTCGCTGGGGGTCCAGACTTCTCAGATAGCACCTTCAAGCGGGCAGTCTCATTCACTGACACCGAGTTCTTAGTCGAGCCAACATTCTCCGATGCACGATTCGGTATTGAGCCAGATTTAGACGCTGCAGAGTATCCCCAATCCAGTTCCGCTGAGTTGGCTAGCGATCGCCGGAATCTGATTGTTGCCAGACCAGAGGACCTCCTCCATTATGGCCACACACTGCCGGTCAGTGCCGTTGAAGATGACATAGTTGTCCCAGCAGCAGGGGTAGAGATATTCGAAGTCCCTGTGAGCCGTGCAAAAATGGTTACCGCGGCTTTGAACGAGCTGGACCAATCCGCCTGGTACCAGCGGTTTGATCGGAGTGTCGAACTTGCACGGACTGCGATCTCACAGTTAGAATTATCGAGCGACCAGCGTGCCGAACTCGTGTTTGGAGTAACGGTAGACCCGGACGCAGAGAACGCAGAATCGTACCTTCAAGAAGCACGCCTTGTCGCAGCTTACACGAAGTCAGATGGATCTGATACGTTCACATTCAGTTATCTCGATGAAGATCTCGCTCCGATCGACCATATGATAACGATCTCATCCGCCGATGATGCCTTTGAGTATGGGCCGTCTGTCGGGACCCACCTTGAGTACCGGACGGCGATTTTCCGGCGGCAACTGTTTGAACAAACCCTGCTGGAACAAGGAAATTCGGATTCTCAGTACAGTTTAGATGCAGTTCCCGCGCTCGTTGCGATTTCACGTCTGTAA
- a CDS encoding alpha/beta fold hydrolase → MLDYVKTWGDAESPTILLLHPAGGSRHSWTPHAERLCEEYHVVTVDLPAHGIHPLEEFSYERAVEDVGNILEDSGPAVVAGHSQGGYVAVRVAATYPDLVDGMLLAGADYNWRKPKMLAVTAAYLPFISVLKAVSHSDRLSGWVADRLGESDDPRQKPPESEDTYGVLHGNATAFRANVLQRTWPHAEAYDGPVMIAHGKEESLENHAETLAARADAQLAWYAGGHRAPMNNTDEFAGLLWDFLEEVYSEQRTTFS, encoded by the coding sequence ATGCTGGATTATGTGAAGACGTGGGGCGACGCCGAGTCTCCGACGATCTTGCTGTTACATCCGGCTGGAGGGTCCCGGCATAGTTGGACACCACACGCCGAGAGATTATGCGAGGAGTATCACGTTGTCACAGTCGATCTCCCCGCTCACGGAATCCACCCGCTTGAGGAGTTCAGCTATGAGCGTGCAGTCGAAGACGTCGGCAACATACTGGAAGATAGCGGGCCGGCAGTCGTTGCCGGACACTCGCAAGGAGGGTACGTCGCCGTACGCGTCGCGGCAACGTACCCTGATCTGGTGGACGGGATGCTGCTCGCCGGAGCGGACTACAACTGGCGAAAGCCGAAGATGCTGGCCGTGACTGCAGCCTATCTCCCGTTTATATCCGTTCTGAAGGCGGTTTCACACTCGGATCGGTTGAGCGGGTGGGTTGCTGACCGCTTGGGTGAGAGTGACGACCCGCGACAGAAGCCGCCTGAATCCGAGGACACATATGGAGTGTTGCACGGAAACGCGACGGCATTCCGTGCGAACGTCCTCCAGCGGACGTGGCCGCACGCCGAGGCGTACGACGGCCCGGTTATGATCGCTCACGGGAAGGAAGAGTCACTCGAGAATCACGCCGAGACGCTGGCAGCACGGGCTGATGCACAACTGGCGTGGTATGCCGGCGGACACAGAGCCCCGATGAACAATACCGATGAGTTCGCAGGTCTTCTGTGGGACTTTCTTGAAGAGGTATACTCAGAGCAGCGGACTACTTTCAGCTAA